Proteins co-encoded in one Malus sylvestris chromosome 9, drMalSylv7.2, whole genome shotgun sequence genomic window:
- the LOC126583678 gene encoding uncharacterized protein LOC126583678: MPRIHIPVMNVGTSVNPPQISAGSPMEEGGRYKSPPAAHKCIFHLLNSLGVLLQVKHATGNLPSPFVTDHNTVVMLIADLLTYAGTLQTANILRASNNTSIYEVMNNISLLCGTLALVLMVLLLVPAFGWFTLACWALYFVIIATKSFQILRGLCTAAVGYVSEKYQTLIRLYCSCWLCL, translated from the exons ATGCCAAGAATCCACATCCCCGTTATGAACGTCGGAACTTCGGTTAATCCTCCCCAAATCTCAGCTGG CAGCCCTATGGAGGAGGGTGGTCGGTACAAATCTCCACCGGCAGCACACAAATGTATATTCCATCTCCTCAACAGCTTAGGAGTTCTCCTCCAGGTGAAGCATGCGACCGGAAATTTACCGTCTCCATTTGTCACAGACCACAACACTGTTGTGATGTTGATTGCTGATTTACTCACTTATGCGGGGACATTGCAGACTGCCAACATTCTCCGAGCTTCCAACAATACAAGTATATATGAAGTGATGAACAACATCAGCCTCTTGTGTGGAACTCTTGCGTTGGTTCTAATGGTGCTCCTCCTCGTTCCAGCTTTCGGGTGGTTTACTCTTGCATGTTGGGCCTTATATTTTGTGATAATCGCGACCAAGTCCTTCCAAATCCTAAGAGGACTCTGTACTGCAGCTGTTGGTTATGTCAGTGAAAAATACCAAACCTTAATAAGACTGTACTGCAGCTGTTGGTTATGTCTGTGA
- the LOC126583679 gene encoding uncharacterized protein LOC126583679 has product MPRTHIPVMDVGTSPQISAGSTMEEGGRYKSPPAAHKRIFHLLNILGVLLQVKHATGNLPSPFVTDHNTVVMLIAVLLIYVGTLQTANILQASNNTNTYEVMNNISLLCGTLALVLMVLLLVPAFGWFTLACWALYFVIIATKSFQILRGLCTDAVGYVRDKMKELRRRLNGSEEP; this is encoded by the exons ATGCCAAGAACCCACATCCCCGTTATGGACGTCGGAACTTCTCCACAAATCTCAGCTGG CAGCACTATGGAGGAGGGTGGTCGGTATAAATCTCCACCGGCAGCACACAAACGTATATTCCATCTCCTCAACATCCTAGGAGTTCTCCTCCAGGTGAAGCATGCGACCGGAAATTTACCGTCTCCATTTGTCACAGACCACAACACTGTTGTGATGTTGATTGCTGTTTTACTCATTTACGTGGGGACATTGCAGACTGCCAACATTCTCCAAGCTTCCAACAATACAAATACATATGAAGTGATGAACAACATCAGCCTCTTGTGTGGAACTCTTGCCTTGGTTCTAATGGTGCTCCTCCTCGTTCCAGCTTTCGGTTGGTTTACTCTTGCATGTTGGGCCTTATATTTTGTGATAATCGCGACCAAGTCCTTCCAAATCCTAAGAGGACTCTGTACTGACGCTGTTGGTTATGTCCGTGACAAAATGAAGGAGCTGAGGAGGAGGTTGAACGGTAGCGAAGAACCCTAG